The following proteins come from a genomic window of Proteiniphilum propionicum:
- a CDS encoding SusC/RagA family TonB-linked outer membrane protein — protein MKRLCNYLSGVVMILLIVSMTIPNNLLAENMEQFQSGRIEGIVMDELGEPMTGVTVRVKNMNLGTVTDVKGHYSINANENATLVFSFVGYRTQEILVRNRSIINVIMQEDTQLLEEMVVIGYGSVRKRDLTGAVSSLAGDALLKTNPVSVNQGLQGKLAGVNVSQADGAPGAGINIQIRGANSFTTSTEPLYIIDGMPFSVGEAPATDYGTKQKNNPLSMISPQDIQSIEVLKDASATAIYGSRAANGVVIITTKSGKEGKARVQFSSNLSISNPVKTIDVLSAAEYAEFRNELVTNGYMYDGKEYVDPSQLPYPLPGRWSETIEKDPETGEEVVVKREYLPSPDDFRTGFLLNDQMFYGTNWQDEIFHTAISKEYNLTVSGGDKNGSYMYSGGYLDNQGVIVNSYYKRYSVRANNTRKVNDLLEIGANISFTSSDNRLARTNSENYGVIASAISFNPTRPVFDPSKDSGFSEDFSSGLANPYLTVHTEKNLLESVSAFTSGFGELTFTDWLKFRQNFGYSYSFNERNQYYNRWTGSGQYPTNGYGVKSDNAYESLTTESLLNYDKKFGIHAVNAVLGLTYEKVMWKNKSMNAKNFPSDDTEDNDINAAIGAKEISSGKGQSQLMSYLFRTNYNLMDRYLLTFSMRRDGSSRLSSLNRWNNFYSGAIAWRLSDEELIKSLNFFDNLKLRFSAGQTGNQGVNAYATRSRFVSSNYPFDGTFTSGMAEDRWGGPAAPDLKWETTIQYDLGLDAAFFNNRVNLVFDVYYKKTSDLLQYKLIPMSSGFAEIASNYGSVINKGLEISGNFIPVKTKDFIWRFDANISFNKNRVEGLNADQFSDVAWGIESMFLRRNGYPIGTLYGYVEDGFYDNEAEVRADRYYTNESASKVKSMVGQVKYKNMDDDPVIDDRDKTIIGNTNPDYQYGITNTLIYKDFTFSFFLQGTHGNDILNVNLKSFEMAGSNNMPKFVWDNRWTADNRANALWPRSDGTYTRSMKPSDRYVVDGSYLRCKNVSLSYRWTPPFKYIESINFVSSVTNLFTISSYDWYDPDVNTFGSDASRRGVDLASYPSARTFNFGIQLAF, from the coding sequence ATGAAAAGATTGTGTAATTATTTGTCAGGAGTCGTAATGATACTGCTAATAGTATCAATGACTATTCCTAATAATTTGCTGGCTGAAAATATGGAGCAGTTTCAGTCTGGCAGAATCGAAGGAATTGTAATGGATGAATTGGGCGAGCCTATGACCGGTGTAACAGTACGTGTGAAAAACATGAATTTGGGTACTGTTACAGATGTCAAGGGGCATTACTCAATTAACGCGAATGAGAACGCTACTTTGGTTTTTTCTTTTGTTGGTTACAGAACTCAAGAGATTTTAGTAAGAAATAGAAGCATTATTAATGTTATTATGCAGGAAGACACTCAATTGCTTGAGGAGATGGTCGTAATTGGATATGGCAGTGTTAGAAAGAGGGACTTGACTGGTGCTGTATCTTCTCTGGCAGGTGATGCCCTGTTAAAAACCAATCCGGTAAGTGTTAATCAGGGTTTACAGGGAAAGCTGGCCGGTGTCAATGTTTCTCAGGCTGATGGAGCACCGGGAGCAGGGATCAATATTCAAATTCGCGGAGCTAACTCATTTACAACAAGCACGGAGCCGTTGTATATTATTGACGGAATGCCATTCTCTGTTGGGGAAGCACCGGCAACTGACTATGGTACGAAACAGAAAAACAACCCTTTAAGCATGATCAGCCCACAGGATATACAATCTATTGAGGTCTTAAAAGATGCATCAGCCACAGCCATTTATGGTTCACGTGCAGCAAATGGAGTAGTTATTATTACTACCAAATCAGGGAAAGAGGGGAAAGCAAGAGTACAGTTCAGTTCAAACTTAAGTATATCTAATCCGGTTAAAACAATTGACGTTTTAAGTGCGGCAGAATATGCTGAGTTTCGTAATGAGCTGGTAACTAATGGATATATGTATGATGGAAAAGAGTACGTGGATCCCTCTCAGTTGCCTTATCCTCTTCCTGGCCGCTGGAGTGAAACAATAGAGAAAGATCCCGAAACGGGAGAAGAAGTGGTTGTTAAAAGAGAATATTTACCAAGTCCTGATGATTTCAGAACAGGTTTTCTGCTTAACGATCAGATGTTTTACGGGACCAACTGGCAAGATGAAATATTCCATACAGCTATAAGTAAAGAGTACAATCTTACTGTATCCGGAGGTGACAAAAACGGCTCTTACATGTATTCAGGTGGATACTTGGACAATCAGGGCGTTATTGTAAATTCATATTACAAGCGTTATTCAGTACGTGCAAATAATACTCGTAAGGTCAACGATTTACTGGAAATTGGAGCTAACATTAGTTTCACAAGTTCCGATAACAGGTTGGCACGAACAAACAGTGAGAATTATGGTGTAATTGCTTCTGCAATATCTTTCAATCCAACACGTCCGGTATTTGACCCAAGCAAGGACTCCGGATTTTCTGAAGATTTCTCGTCGGGATTGGCTAATCCGTACCTTACTGTCCATACCGAAAAGAACTTACTGGAATCTGTTTCTGCTTTTACTTCAGGATTTGGTGAGCTTACATTTACTGATTGGTTGAAGTTCCGTCAAAATTTTGGTTATAGTTATAGCTTTAATGAACGTAATCAGTACTATAATCGCTGGACAGGTTCGGGACAATATCCAACAAACGGCTATGGAGTTAAATCAGATAATGCATACGAAAGTTTAACGACCGAATCTTTACTTAATTACGATAAAAAATTTGGTATTCATGCTGTAAATGCTGTTTTAGGTTTGACTTATGAAAAAGTTATGTGGAAAAATAAATCTATGAATGCTAAGAACTTTCCTTCTGATGATACTGAAGATAACGACATTAATGCAGCTATCGGAGCAAAAGAGATCAGTAGTGGAAAAGGACAATCTCAGTTGATGTCTTATCTGTTCCGTACAAATTATAATCTCATGGATCGGTATTTGTTGACATTTTCAATGCGTCGTGACGGCTCCAGCCGACTTTCTTCACTAAATCGCTGGAACAACTTCTATTCTGGGGCCATTGCATGGCGTTTGTCGGACGAAGAGCTCATTAAATCACTGAACTTTTTTGATAACTTGAAATTACGGTTTAGTGCGGGACAGACCGGTAATCAGGGCGTAAACGCATATGCAACCCGTTCTCGATTCGTATCCTCTAACTATCCATTTGATGGCACTTTTACAAGCGGCATGGCTGAAGATCGCTGGGGAGGCCCTGCTGCACCCGATTTGAAGTGGGAGACGACAATACAGTATGATTTAGGTTTAGACGCTGCTTTTTTTAATAACCGTGTAAATCTGGTCTTTGATGTTTATTACAAAAAGACTTCGGATCTGTTACAGTACAAGTTGATCCCAATGAGTTCAGGATTCGCGGAAATTGCTTCCAACTACGGTTCAGTAATTAATAAAGGGTTGGAAATAAGCGGAAATTTCATTCCGGTAAAAACAAAAGATTTTATTTGGAGATTTGATGCAAATATCTCTTTTAACAAAAATAGGGTAGAGGGATTAAATGCAGATCAGTTCTCTGATGTTGCCTGGGGTATTGAAAGCATGTTTTTAAGAAGGAATGGATATCCTATTGGAACACTGTATGGTTATGTTGAAGATGGCTTCTATGATAATGAAGCAGAAGTGAGAGCCGACAGATATTATACTAATGAAAGTGCATCGAAAGTTAAAAGTATGGTTGGACAGGTCAAATACAAAAACATGGATGATGATCCCGTTATCGATGATCGTGATAAGACAATTATTGGAAACACCAATCCTGACTACCAATACGGTATAACCAATACTTTAATTTATAAAGATTTTACTTTTAGCTTCTTTTTACAAGGGACACATGGGAATGATATCCTTAATGTTAATTTAAAGAGTTTTGAGATGGCAGGCAGTAATAATATGCCGAAGTTTGTTTGGGATAATCGCTGGACAGCAGATAACAGAGCAAATGCTTTGTGGCCACGTTCAGACGGAACCTATACGCGATCAATGAAGCCTTCTGACCGCTAT
- a CDS encoding DUF4434 domain-containing protein, producing the protein MKRYFLILLFCLIVSLCSLSQVENLRFSGGEFKILQITDTHWIEGERYKSANDSTYNLIREMIHIEHPDLVVLTGDIVVGIPALSGWEKLSGLFSEEKTPFAVAFGNHDGETDVSKTEILEYLRTNPYNLTYDARKGTLPGVGNCTLPVLSSDGTTEKWILYLFDSHNITDDRSFGYYDWIKHDQIDWYRNSSDYFTAHNKRKLPSLAFFHIPLPEYETARWVCREFGERQEGVCAPGLNTGLFSSFIEKRDVIGVFAGHDHNNDYMIDLDGNIALAYGRKTGYPSAYNETLDRGVRIINLYEDEAGFDTYTRDLNGTYFHYKFEQKNKGSNTPRFNGTFIQEFLVAGWNDERWDQEMAMLNEAGITYLIYAPALLTNEKGRATAYYPSPLVKKNAQKDRIERCLRSAQKYGIKVFIGINFNERWWKTDYDSEWLFNQMEAGNKVADELVALYKEKYNRTMYGWYWVWEVDNLNCMTSECQDALAKALNINLDHLTEITPDMPFMMSPFMNYRVGGNAQEYAVMWENVFAQTHFRIGDIFAPQDCIGAGGLTLDNLREWFSKLKQAVNSKPGLKFWGNVETFDQRFWTSAPMARVQKQLEIVNGYVGNIICFAYSHYNSPFVVNKEYHDLYLQYCKTGELPKIPLPKKVINASITKSPTGTEIKWAPQGFAATDGYNIYKDGILIYKLQLRNGKFQTNFSDKDGSVNNVYEISAYNVMGEESEKTKAELK; encoded by the coding sequence ATGAAAAGATACTTCTTAATACTTTTATTCTGTTTGATTGTCTCTTTATGCTCTTTATCACAGGTGGAAAATTTAAGATTCAGTGGTGGTGAGTTTAAAATTTTGCAAATAACCGATACCCATTGGATAGAGGGTGAGCGCTATAAATCAGCGAATGATAGTACTTATAATTTGATTCGTGAAATGATTCATATAGAGCATCCCGACCTGGTTGTACTTACAGGTGATATTGTAGTTGGAATTCCAGCCCTTTCTGGGTGGGAAAAACTGTCTGGGCTGTTCTCTGAAGAAAAAACGCCATTTGCTGTTGCTTTTGGTAACCATGATGGGGAGACAGATGTTAGTAAAACCGAAATTCTGGAATATTTGCGAACTAACCCGTATAACCTTACTTATGATGCCCGGAAAGGCACCCTGCCAGGTGTTGGAAACTGTACTCTCCCTGTTTTATCCTCAGACGGGACAACAGAAAAATGGATTTTGTATTTATTTGACTCTCATAATATAACTGACGATCGCTCTTTTGGTTATTACGATTGGATTAAACATGATCAAATTGATTGGTACAGGAATAGCAGTGATTATTTTACTGCTCATAATAAACGAAAATTACCTTCGCTGGCATTCTTTCATATTCCTTTGCCCGAATATGAAACGGCAAGATGGGTGTGCCGTGAATTCGGTGAGAGGCAGGAAGGAGTTTGCGCTCCCGGGTTGAATACGGGCCTTTTTTCATCGTTCATTGAAAAAAGAGATGTTATAGGTGTTTTTGCAGGGCATGATCATAATAACGATTACATGATTGATCTGGATGGCAATATAGCCCTTGCTTACGGTCGTAAAACGGGATATCCTTCCGCCTACAACGAAACACTTGACAGAGGTGTGCGTATAATTAATTTATATGAAGATGAGGCTGGTTTTGACACCTATACAAGAGATTTAAATGGAACTTATTTCCATTATAAGTTTGAACAGAAGAATAAAGGTTCCAATACGCCTCGTTTCAACGGGACTTTTATTCAAGAGTTCTTAGTTGCCGGGTGGAATGACGAACGTTGGGATCAGGAAATGGCAATGCTGAATGAAGCGGGCATCACATATTTAATATATGCACCAGCTCTTTTGACAAACGAGAAAGGAAGAGCAACCGCTTACTATCCTTCTCCTTTAGTAAAGAAAAATGCGCAAAAAGACAGGATTGAGAGATGTTTACGTAGTGCTCAAAAGTATGGTATAAAAGTATTCATCGGGATTAATTTTAATGAAAGATGGTGGAAAACCGATTATGACTCTGAATGGCTGTTTAATCAGATGGAGGCCGGCAATAAAGTTGCAGATGAATTAGTTGCTTTGTACAAAGAGAAATATAACAGAACCATGTATGGCTGGTATTGGGTTTGGGAGGTTGATAACCTGAACTGTATGACATCCGAATGTCAGGATGCTCTTGCCAAGGCATTGAATATTAACCTTGATCACCTAACTGAAATTACTCCTGACATGCCATTTATGATGTCTCCGTTCATGAATTATCGGGTCGGGGGAAATGCTCAGGAATATGCCGTAATGTGGGAGAATGTTTTTGCCCAAACTCATTTCAGAATAGGAGATATTTTTGCTCCTCAAGATTGTATTGGTGCAGGAGGGCTTACTTTGGATAATTTACGAGAATGGTTTTCAAAGTTGAAACAGGCTGTCAACAGCAAACCTGGATTAAAATTCTGGGGAAATGTTGAAACGTTTGATCAGCGTTTTTGGACAAGCGCTCCTATGGCTCGTGTCCAAAAACAATTGGAGATTGTAAACGGATATGTAGGCAATATTATCTGTTTTGCGTATAGTCATTATAATAGTCCTTTTGTAGTAAATAAAGAATATCATGATCTCTATTTGCAGTACTGTAAAACAGGAGAGTTACCTAAGATACCTCTTCCTAAAAAGGTTATAAATGCAAGCATCACCAAATCCCCGACTGGAACTGAAATTAAATGGGCACCTCAGGGTTTTGCTGCAACAGACGGATATAATATATATAAAGATGGAATACTTATATATAAGCTTCAGTTGCGTAATGGTAAATTTCAAACAAATTTTTCAGATAAGGACGGTAGTGTAAATAATGTGTATGAAATTTCAGCTTACAACGTTATGGGTGAGGAGTCTGAGAAAACGAAAGCAGAGTTGAAGTAA
- a CDS encoding LacI family DNA-binding transcriptional regulator, whose protein sequence is MKKNSLYSMIQKINIADIARITGYSTSTVSRVLNGKADNYRISKATQEKIKSTADEYNYTPNEFARNLRKGSGRTIALIVPSLKNPFFAEMASAINLEASKANYITLIGDSDDNITIERETVKQLTSRSIDGMIIVPCSNVSDHLLQLKKRGMPLICIDRYFENQDLSFVTSDNYNGAYLAAKYLIELGHTNIACIQGVKDSTPNTQRVKGFKDAMSDHGINTYSVTGDSFSEQNGYLETKLLLQTENRPTAIFAFSNTIAMGSLKAIREEELKIPDEISLITFDNNPYLDYIDPPLTCVSQPIEEICKMAIRILFTKINDKENTTKRVFLKTRLMIKESAKSIIQK, encoded by the coding sequence TTGAAAAAAAATAGCTTATATAGTATGATACAAAAGATTAATATTGCCGATATTGCAAGAATAACAGGCTACTCAACCTCAACCGTTTCCAGAGTATTAAACGGAAAAGCAGATAACTATAGAATTTCAAAAGCTACACAAGAGAAAATTAAATCAACTGCCGATGAATATAACTACACGCCAAATGAATTTGCAAGAAATCTCAGAAAAGGATCAGGTCGGACAATTGCCTTAATCGTACCCTCATTAAAAAATCCTTTTTTCGCGGAAATGGCGAGCGCTATAAACTTAGAAGCAAGCAAGGCAAATTATATAACACTTATTGGCGACAGCGATGATAATATTACAATAGAACGGGAAACTGTTAAACAATTGACATCAAGGAGTATAGACGGAATGATTATTGTGCCTTGCAGTAATGTTTCAGACCATCTGTTGCAATTAAAAAAAAGGGGGATGCCACTCATTTGTATCGACAGGTATTTTGAAAATCAGGATTTGAGTTTTGTAACCTCCGATAATTATAACGGCGCATATTTGGCCGCAAAATATCTAATTGAACTCGGTCACACCAACATAGCCTGTATTCAAGGCGTAAAAGACTCTACACCAAATACACAGCGTGTAAAAGGTTTTAAAGATGCCATGTCGGACCATGGCATTAATACATACTCGGTAACCGGTGATTCTTTCAGTGAACAAAACGGATATCTGGAAACCAAACTGTTGCTCCAAACAGAAAACAGGCCTACTGCAATATTTGCCTTCAGCAATACAATAGCAATGGGTTCTTTGAAAGCTATAAGAGAAGAAGAATTAAAAATACCAGATGAGATTTCCCTTATTACATTTGACAATAATCCATATCTTGATTATATTGATCCACCTTTAACATGTGTTTCACAACCAATTGAAGAGATTTGCAAGATGGCTATAAGAATTTTATTTACAAAAATAAACGATAAAGAGAATACAACGAAACGTGTTTTTCTAAAAACCAGATTAATGATTAAAGAATCAGCGAAAAGTATCATACAAAAATAA
- the ilvC gene encoding ketol-acid reductoisomerase, which yields MAKMNFGRVEENVVTRDEFPLSKAQEVLKNETIAVIGYGVQGPGQSLNLRDNGFNVIVGQRKNSKTWDKAVADGWVPGETLFEIEEACKRGTIIQYLLSDAAQITLWSTVKKHLTPGKALYFSHGFGITYKERTGIVPPPDVDVILVAPKGSGTSLRKMFLEGRGLNSSYAIFQDATGKAYERVVALGIGVGSGYLFETDFKREVYSDLTGERGTLMGAIQGLLLAQYEVLRENGHTPSEAFNETVEELTQSLMPLFAENGMDWMYANCSTTAQRGALDWMGPFHDATKPVFEKLYKEVASGNEAQRSIDSNSQPDYRQKLEVELKALRESEMWQAGAVVRKLRPENN from the coding sequence ATGGCAAAAATGAATTTTGGTAGGGTAGAGGAAAATGTAGTTACCCGCGACGAGTTTCCATTGAGCAAAGCTCAGGAAGTGTTGAAGAATGAAACAATAGCAGTAATCGGTTACGGAGTACAAGGGCCGGGACAGTCTCTCAACCTGCGTGATAACGGGTTTAACGTGATTGTGGGTCAACGGAAGAACAGCAAGACCTGGGATAAGGCTGTGGCCGACGGATGGGTTCCGGGAGAAACCCTTTTTGAGATAGAGGAGGCATGCAAACGCGGCACAATTATCCAGTACCTCTTGTCAGATGCGGCACAGATTACGCTTTGGAGCACAGTAAAAAAGCATCTTACACCTGGTAAAGCACTCTATTTTTCACATGGTTTTGGCATTACCTATAAAGAGCGTACTGGCATTGTCCCTCCTCCCGATGTTGATGTAATACTGGTAGCACCTAAAGGCTCGGGTACAAGCCTTCGAAAAATGTTTCTTGAAGGCAGGGGACTGAACTCAAGCTATGCTATCTTTCAGGATGCCACTGGAAAAGCTTATGAGCGCGTGGTAGCTCTCGGTATTGGCGTGGGATCAGGATACCTGTTTGAAACCGACTTCAAGCGTGAGGTATATTCCGACCTTACAGGCGAGCGTGGTACGCTTATGGGTGCTATCCAGGGACTGTTGCTGGCTCAATATGAAGTGTTGCGCGAGAACGGGCATACCCCTTCTGAAGCATTTAACGAAACAGTGGAAGAGCTTACCCAGTCGCTTATGCCTTTATTTGCGGAAAACGGGATGGACTGGATGTATGCTAACTGCTCCACTACAGCTCAACGTGGCGCTTTGGACTGGATGGGGCCGTTCCATGATGCTACCAAACCTGTTTTCGAAAAACTATATAAGGAGGTGGCAAGCGGCAACGAAGCACAGCGCTCTATTGACAGTAACTCGCAACCCGATTATCGCCAAAAGCTGGAGGTTGAACTTAAAGCCCTTCGTGAAAGCGAGATGTGGCAGGCCGGAGCAGTAGTCAGGAAACTGCGTCCTGAGAACAATTGA
- the ilvN gene encoding acetolactate synthase small subunit, whose translation MNENKTLYTITVFSENTVGVLNQITTIFTRRQLNIETLSVSPSAIKGIHKFTITTFSDDEEVMKKLVRLIDKRVDILKAYYNTNEDLVHQELALYKLSTEKVLEHGSIEYLVRKYNIRILEVSKDCVVFLKAGHYAETQGLFDELASTIGVLQFVRSGRIAITKSKLERLSDMLAKHEQVLNGIVENE comes from the coding sequence ATGAATGAGAATAAAACATTATATACCATCACAGTATTTTCAGAAAATACTGTAGGCGTACTCAATCAGATCACTACTATTTTCACCCGTCGGCAGTTGAATATAGAAACACTGTCTGTTTCGCCATCGGCAATAAAAGGGATTCACAAGTTTACCATAACCACCTTTTCCGATGATGAGGAGGTGATGAAGAAGTTGGTGCGGCTTATTGATAAACGTGTGGATATTCTGAAGGCTTATTATAATACCAACGAAGATCTTGTGCACCAGGAGCTGGCGCTTTACAAACTCTCAACCGAGAAGGTGCTGGAACACGGTTCCATAGAGTATCTGGTGAGGAAGTACAACATCCGCATACTGGAGGTGTCCAAAGATTGTGTTGTGTTTCTTAAAGCAGGTCATTATGCCGAGACACAGGGGCTTTTTGATGAGCTGGCCTCAACTATAGGTGTTTTGCAGTTTGTCCGTTCCGGCAGGATTGCAATCACGAAATCTAAATTGGAGCGGCTGAGCGATATGCTGGCAAAGCATGAACAAGTACTCAACGGGATTGTTGAGAATGAATAA
- the ilvB gene encoding biosynthetic-type acetolactate synthase large subunit: protein MNREKQTQTVMSPSEEAGTIQGSEILIRSLIAEGVDTMFGYPGGAIMPVFDALYDHKDKIKHILVRHEQGAVHAAQGYARVSEKVGVALVTSGPGATNTITGITDAMMDSTPLVVISGQVASGLLGSDAFQEADVIGVTQPITKWAYQIRRTEDIAWAVSRAFYIASSGRPGPVVLDIAKDAQTNRCEYFYQKTTFLRSYIPFPEPDTDQIRKAAAIINSAQKPFALVGQGVILGNAEEELRAFLEKGDIPFGSTILGLSAMPSGHHLNHGMLGMHGNVAPNMMTNSCDVLIAIGMRFDDRVTGNLKTYARQAKVIHFDIDPAELDKNVKTSAKVRGDAKKTLPLVTALLENRSHTKWLAEFQPYEQKEYDCIIRNELYPENGEIKMGEVVNKITEATHNNAICVTDVGQHQMMATRYFRFNKTRSIVTSGGLGTMGFGLPAGIGAKYGAPDRTVCIFVGDGGLQMTIQEFGTIMEYNLNVKIILLNNSYLGMVRQWQELFFDERYSETHLKNPDFVKIADAYNIKGRKVTKREELDEAINEMLEHNGAYLLEVKVETKGMVYPMVPAGGTVTDILLGNGHKL, encoded by the coding sequence ATGAATAGAGAGAAACAGACCCAAACAGTGATGTCCCCTTCGGAAGAAGCCGGGACTATTCAGGGCAGTGAGATCCTTATCCGTTCGCTTATCGCGGAAGGAGTGGATACTATGTTCGGGTACCCGGGTGGAGCTATTATGCCCGTGTTCGATGCTTTGTACGATCATAAAGATAAGATAAAACATATTCTGGTGCGCCACGAACAGGGTGCTGTACATGCTGCGCAGGGTTATGCACGTGTATCTGAAAAAGTGGGTGTAGCACTTGTTACGTCGGGCCCCGGAGCAACTAACACCATCACCGGTATCACTGATGCAATGATGGATAGCACTCCCCTGGTAGTCATCTCAGGACAGGTAGCTTCAGGTTTGCTGGGCTCGGATGCTTTTCAGGAAGCCGATGTAATTGGAGTAACACAGCCCATAACTAAATGGGCTTACCAGATAAGGCGAACGGAAGATATTGCATGGGCCGTTTCCAGGGCATTTTACATTGCATCTAGCGGTCGTCCCGGACCTGTAGTGCTTGATATAGCCAAAGATGCGCAGACAAACAGATGCGAATATTTCTATCAGAAGACTACCTTCCTACGGAGTTATATACCCTTTCCTGAGCCTGATACTGATCAGATACGGAAGGCGGCAGCCATTATAAACAGTGCCCAAAAACCTTTTGCGCTGGTAGGGCAGGGTGTTATTCTGGGAAATGCGGAGGAGGAGTTGCGTGCATTCCTGGAAAAAGGAGATATTCCGTTCGGTTCCACCATACTGGGATTGTCAGCCATGCCCTCCGGTCACCATTTGAATCATGGAATGCTGGGGATGCATGGGAATGTGGCGCCTAACATGATGACCAACAGTTGTGATGTGTTGATCGCTATAGGGATGAGGTTCGACGATCGTGTGACGGGAAATCTGAAGACATATGCCAGACAGGCAAAGGTAATACATTTCGATATCGATCCCGCTGAACTAGATAAGAATGTAAAGACATCTGCCAAAGTTCGTGGTGATGCAAAAAAAACACTTCCTTTAGTTACCGCCCTGCTGGAAAATCGATCGCATACAAAGTGGCTGGCTGAGTTTCAACCCTATGAACAGAAAGAGTATGATTGCATTATCAGAAATGAACTGTATCCAGAAAATGGAGAAATAAAAATGGGCGAGGTGGTTAACAAAATCACCGAGGCGACACATAATAATGCTATATGTGTGACCGATGTGGGACAACATCAGATGATGGCAACGCGTTATTTCAGATTTAATAAAACCCGTAGCATAGTCACATCAGGCGGGCTGGGGACGATGGGTTTCGGGTTGCCTGCCGGAATTGGTGCCAAATACGGTGCACCTGACAGAACAGTTTGTATCTTTGTGGGCGATGGAGGGTTGCAGATGACCATTCAGGAGTTTGGAACCATTATGGAATATAATTTGAATGTAAAGATCATTCTTCTGAACAATAGTTATCTGGGGATGGTGCGCCAATGGCAGGAATTGTTTTTTGATGAGCGATATTCCGAAACACACTTGAAAAACCCGGACTTCGTCAAGATTGCTGATGCCTACAACATCAAAGGACGTAAGGTGACAAAGCGTGAAGAGCTGGATGAAGCCATTAATGAGATGCTGGAGCATAACGGGGCATATCTGCTGGAGGTGAAAGTGGAAACAAAGGGGATGGTTTATCCCATGGTGCCCGCCGGTGGTACCGTTACCGACATTTTACTCGGAAACGGGCACAAGCTTTAA